Genomic window (Ananas comosus cultivar F153 linkage group 1, ASM154086v1, whole genome shotgun sequence):
TATTACCATTTGTGATtgtagtttgatttttttttccttgataCTTGTTCTTAACAAATTTGTATACTCAACAAGAATAACCCTTTTTTAACAAATGTAAAACATCACTTTTGCACTCCCCTGGCAAAGCACCGCTCACCCCCCTACATCCTCGTCCACCCCAACCAACGCACCcacttctcttttccttccgcacccaccccccctccccccctaaTTGGTGAATCCTTGAACATGTAATGGCTCACTTTGTTACTGCATATATTAACATTTGTATCAAAAATCtcatatattttgatattactATGCAAGCATGCATAAATGTCAGATCATCTCATTATCTGTTTTATTTGTCCTTTATTCCATAAAATCCAAACCTTGGCCTCTTTCCGCTTTATTTATTGCGAGTATTGTGCTATATTACCAACGTCATCATCTGCATTGATTAGAAATATCTCAGATGAAACAGAGTCTGATTTATTgggtttttaaatttaaacaagtTATTCTCCACTAGACAGTTCAATTCATATTTTGCCTCGAAATCATTATTTTGTTCAACATTAATGTAAAATATTATTGCTTTTGTTCTTGTCGTGAATTCTGATAGCCCTGAGgatattttcagatttttatcGAGCAGCTAGAAAGTATTCTTCAAGGGAATGAAACTTCAATCAGGTACATAGCCTTTGCTGACCCTTATTTTTTCCTTACTTTTTTCAAGTTCTTTGGTTAAAATAAGCATTACAACTATGTATTATAGTCTGGTTATTTGGAGAAATGAAGTCCTAATAAATTTCAGTTGACATCTATAGTGAGGAGGAGCTCTTGCAGAGGAGCTGTGATCAAATGATTTCTGATTATGGTAAGAAACATCAGTATTACTCATGTCATTCAGTTTGTCCTTTCAGATTACTCCCTCAACTTATCCccttttgataaaattttctgTGCAGTGGTAATGTTCTTCAGATTTGTCACTTCTGGTGAAATTCGTAGAAGGGCAGAGTTTTTCGAACCATTCATTGCCGGCTTAACACATTCAACTGTTGATCAGGTTAGTTTTGCTTCTCTCTTCTCTACCTTGGGTTGtatactatgcctctacttcaTTTGTTATTTATGGTGATAATCATACCTGTTAATTTCTAGTTTTCTGTCATTTGGCAATTATAACTTAATTGctggttttattttatttggcaaTAATAACTAAAAAGAAAACACCAGAATTCGTCATTATAGGATCCTCTCTTTTTGTTCACTGAGCTAGTGTGGCAGAtagtacacaaaaaaaaattgtttctcGTAAATAGAAGTTATATATGCTTGCCTCAATGGAACAAGTATGTAAAGAAGATAGCGACATATGGAAAACCTTCGACTATATAGGCCATTGCGAAATGGATGCCCTGaaactctctctatttttttccttGATTGACACCCACtcaacttttgatcattttgacTCGAATTATTCCTTCGGTTGAGCTGATAATTTTGCTATGGTTAATGGCTGCAATCACTATTTTAGTAAATTGGCTGTGTCCAATCTGCCTATCTGTTGGTTTTCAGTTCTGCAAAGCCTCGGTGGAGCCGATGGGGGAGGAGAGTGACCACATCCACATCACTGCTCTGTCAGATGCCTTAGGTGTGCCGATCCGGGTGGTGTACCTTGACCGGAGTTCGTGTGACGCGGCCAATCCGACCGTCAACTACCACGACTTCATTCCTTCCTCTAACCCTCGAGGTGCCATATCTGAGCAACAGGACAGTATTGAATCCAGTGCAAGACAACAGACAAAACCCTTCATAACCTTGCTGTATCGACCTGGCCATTATGATATCCTCTATCCCAAGTGATCCCTCCAACGCAAAGGTTGTTATGTTCATGTGTGCGTGCGCATGGGTCTGGGTGTGGGTTCTAAAGTTTTGAGGCAATGCGTCGAAAGTTGAAACTAATTGGCCGGTCAttttgaatattcatttttttccttcctttttttttcttggagtCCGAATCCTTTTTACAAGACGATGCGTTGTCTCAAGAAAAGAGTCACCCTGAAACATTAAACTCTGTATTTGCGCAAACCTCTCTTTGATAACTGTAACCTTCTTCTAGTCCGTGTTATTGAGCATTCACTGTTCCTAACATGCTTTCCGATTGAATTTGCCTCTCAGATTGCTTATCTAAATCTGTCGTGATCAATTCATTTTCTGCCTTTTTCTTATAACTCAAACCCGAAGTTGATTTGCCATTCGTCTGGAAGCGTCTCTTGCTGTTGATTTGCCATTCTCCTGGAAACATCTCTTGCTGTATTTTTCAGCTTCTTTGAGAGCTTTGGCACCGTTTCGATTTTCATGTGTGGGCGGCGTTTGTTTCCTCCCACTGTATCATATCGGTATTCATGGATCGGAACCGGGTGATGCAGATTTTGTGATGACTTGCTCGTTGAAACTTTGGCCTCCAGATGAGCGAAGCTCGCTCGCACGTGGCGGCAGGCTTGTTTTAGCTGGCCGAGATTAAATTTGGCTTGCTCGCGGCTCAACGTCTCGAGCTCGAATAGTGCTAGAGCACATTGAGTGTGGGTTCAGCttgtagaaactaaaccgaTTTAGCTTCAGCTCGACTCATTTAGCTAATCAAGCTTCACACTCCAGGCTTGATCACCGGCTACTACAATGAGTGAGCACGAAGCTCGATTTGAGCCAAAATCATGTTGCTTTGTCTGCGCCGATGTGCAGGGTATGTCTAGTTTGCCATCAGGATTGCTATTGGACGCATCGCAGTTCGAAACAGAACCAGAATCAGAACAGCGTGTCACAGCCTTCCGCCTCGAAGATGGACGTGCCTAACTCTATTTTGCTAGACCGAACCTCGACATCTTACGGCTAAGTATATAGAAagcagaaaagaaagagagacaGAAGAGAAGAGGAATTGGGAATGGTAGATTGTTCACTATATATCGATTTTATCATTGCATTTGGCTTTTTTTCAAGCAGGTTTTTTGGAACGAATTGTGCGCGCGTAACAGCGTCGGGTTCTCGGTGCAAAGAAACTAGAACAAAAAGAGAACGATTCTTTTTGTTTTCGGTGTGGTCCTCCAATTGGGACCGTTCGATTCAGCGGTTCACAACCGCTGGATGGTCCTTAAAATGTACGGCGACTACTTCAACTATTTGCAATTTTTAAAATGGTCCTTTCAatgatgtctttttttttttgacacctcttaattaactattattattattattattattttaatttgagttgTTTTTATTAGTTTTGTGAAAAATTTTGTTGTATGTACTAAATATATTCTAGTTTtgtctaaaaaaaatttgaaaccacTAAACTTAATACAATTATTAATAaatctaataatattttttaatttatttttctaaaatcacttcaattttagaaaattaaaaattgagagACTTCTAACTTAATAAAAGAATTGAGGGAGTTGTGTTGCAATGGTCTACAGTTAAGGGGGCTTcgatacatttttaccttaattTAGTCatctaaattagaaattttattcaaaatcaaCATTTATACTAActgaaaaagtaataaaaatttttaaatttaagaaattttattatatttatttttttaaaaaaatcttgttATATTGATATGAATCAGATTGTTTGAAAGATGAGGGATCCCGAAAGAAAAGTTTTGagataatttcaaaatatcctaaaCTTGTGGGCCCTGcatgcatttttaccttttttttattttttctttttctatttttctccaATTCCACCTCCTTCTCCCtccccttttccttttcccctcCCTTTCCTTTTTGTCCCTCTCTCTCCTGCGACTGTGGCTTCATCACCTATTCGAATCCCTTCGATTCCCCAAATTCCATTCGATTAATCCCGATCCCCCCTCTTTAATCGCACCAACTCGCCTTTTGCCACCAGTTTTCTCGATTTTTTTGGACATTTTTATAGCTTAGATGGAGGTGTATGTAGAATCTCGATGAACATTGCTTAAGTGAGAGCGAGAGAATCGGCCCCATAGACGATCAGAGCCGAGGAGTTAGAAAATACGTGCTTTTCACGACTATTTCGATCCGTCGGAGCTTCGTTTCATGATTTCTGAGAGGTTAGGTAGGGTTTTTGAGCTTTGATGAGGATTGGGTGTGAAAAAGAGGGAGAAATCGCAGCTTTACCATGTATCTCTCTAAGCTGGATGACTCTCCAATGTTTCGGAAACAGGTGAGAACCTCTAAACTCATCAGATCTTTGGCTTTTAGCTTTTATAATGGTGAATAGCTTGCTTTGATTGCGATTATGGATAAAAGAAGCTTCTTTTTAGTACATTTTTGTGGTTACATTGTTAAACTAGTCCATCTGATGTATTGCATCAATTAAGAGGTGATTTAAGTCATTTATCGCAGATCAAGTTGTTACTTTATGCATTGTTGGCTACTAGTAGCTAGGTGCGATTAAGGTCAGTGGTGTTATTTATTATGATCTCGAGAACTTGTTGCTTTGTGGTGCAAATGTGCAATGTGAGGAGCTTGGTGCTTATCTCTATGTTGTCCATGTTTTAACTatacttgtgtgttttattATGATTATTGGATCATGTGATTTGTAATGTTCGTTTTCGGGTTTTCCTTGGTTATCTTGAATGGTAAATTGGTCCTTTTGCATTGTTTGATTAAATTCTCTATGTCATTCTCTTACTATCTGTATATGTTACTCTAATATGATTGTCGCAAAATGCTCGTGGTGTAATTTAATAACTCTACTTGGACAAAGGTCAAAGAAATACAGGTTTGTCTCTTTCTGCAAAAAATATTGATTGGGTTGTCTCTTCTTTGAAGCAGATTCAATCACTTGAAGAAAGTGCTGAGTCACTACGAGAAAGATGTTTAAAGTTTTACAAAGGCAGTCGCAAGTACACGTAAGTCATGATATTTGTTCCTTTGCAACTTACTATGGGGCTCTTCATGCTTGTCATTCTGAAAAGCCTTTGGCATGAGAATCTATATTTGTATATTGACAAAATTGTGCTACCATTGCATACGATATTATGTCTTTAAGAGTCCAAGCTTATATATTTGGCAACTTTGCTATTCTGAAAATTTTATAACAATCTGATTTCTTTGAACAAACTGTGAGGTTTTCAGCAGAGAAAAATGTCACTGCTGAAAAGTTTCAGTTTCATCGAGTgtcataattattattttattcaagataAGTTCTTTTCAGATTCAATTTGAAACATGCAATAAACACAGTTAATTTTCTTCCTATAGCTTCTTAATAAATTTCTGATAATTTACGAAATAAGATATTAGAAGGCACCATTTTTTCTCTAAATGGCGGAGGTCTATGTAGGTATGTGGCTAAATAACTTTCAAATATTAGCATTATCTAGTAGTTTCACCTTTTCCTTTTCTACTaccattttaatatttatatatttacgaTTTTTGTACACATATAAAAACGAGTCCTAGTGTATTCATCTGTTTTTGGCTGTGTACCATAAAAGATAGTGCTTGCTCTTGATTTGCAGGGAAGGACTTGGTGAGGGATATGATGGGGATATTGCTTTTGCAAGTGCTCTAGAGGCATTTGGAGGAGGGCACAATGACCCCATTAGTGTTGCTTTTGGAGGTTAGTGCTCTATTGATTGCACACACTGATGATGAGCatatttttgctattttgtGGTTGCACTTTGTTTCGTCACTTCTGTTTATCAGTTCTTCCCTCTTGAACTTGTGGGAAACTTGTTTAAGGCAATaggttaattacaaatttacCCTTTGAAGTTAGAATGCTGCTTCAATTTAGTCCTCATATTTTCAGTTAGAACAGTTAAGTCCCTGAAGTTCATTCTGTGTAACAACTTACACAtctaattttcaatttcaacatTTTAGTCCTCATATTTTCAATTCTAACAATTTAATCCCTAAAGGTTTCTGCATAACAACTAAGCCTTTATGGTACTTTACAGTCTTGATGAGTGCCTCATTAGCAGATTCAGTGTCATCATTAAACTTTGCTAtgctaaaattgaaatttaaagcATGAATTGAAATTGGGGTCAAATTGTAGTGATTACTTGTCAAAATTGTTCTGAGGATGAACTCAAAATGAAACTTAAGGGCTACATTTTTGCAATTGAAACTTTgatgataaaactaaaatctaaGTCAAATTTCAGAGATCAAATTTGTAGTTAACCTGCGATAGTATGATGCATCAAAGCTTTCATGTGTTTGTGttggattaattaattttcctttctttttttttttttagcatttaCCTCTATTTTACATAGTATTGAGTATGGTTCTCTCTCAAGTTTCTACTCTGAGCCTTATGGACTGCTATTTTAGAAGCCTTTTTGAACAGGATGAAAATAAGTGCTTTATAATGGTACATATttcatagaattattttttttgagagatatatttCATAGAATTCAATTATTATTGTACCATCATATATAGGAATTGATTGGAAGAATAGAATAATAGTCCATTAGTTGGCTCTCAGTCACGCACCTTGGGAATGTTAATCATCCTCGTTATGGTATTTTATTTCAAGCTAGCCTTATTTAACAAAATACTCGTGCGGGAACTGTAGATATATGAATATGTTGCTTACTACATGGTTATACCTTTTGTAGGACCTGTTATGACCAAGTTTACAATTGCCTTGAGAGAAATAGGAACATATAAAGAAGTCCTGCGGTCCCAGGTAGAGTGCCATGCTTTTCATGTGGTTTGAGAAAAAGttactggatttttttttttttttttcactttgagTTATTTGTAACCAGAAACTTTGTTTATGTGTTTGAGCTAATGTAAATTGAAGTATTGTGCAATGATGGCTATTTTCTTCACGTCTCTTTTCGTCTATGTGATAACCCATGACGCTAACTTTCTACATCATCAGACTTTGATTTCTCCATATGCTACAATATGAAACATTTTACTTTCTTGCTACCTGGCAATAATCACGGTTGCAATGTGCCAATGTGCAGTGATAATGACATGCTCTTTGAAGTATACTCTTTGGAGGTAAATAAATGGAGTATAATTTTTACCTTGATATGTgaccattaaaaaaaaggagaaaaggttTGCACTACTACATATATTAAATTCAAGTATTCAACATAGTTTGTGTATAATTCTTTATGCCTGGTTCAATATCCTAATAAGTCAATTATTCCCTCTTTTTAGTGGTTAGACCGTTAGAATATGTTAGAAGTTGGAACTAAGAATTGAATTGGAAAGCATAATGTTAAATGTCATTACCAAAATTTATTGTGACTAACAAGCTGAATACTTGTAGTAATTAATTACGACACTTTTAGCTGTTTAGTGCTCACTTCATTCtatgagtttatttatttttggcatTTTAACACCAACacaggggctgtttggttctgcataaaattgtgaaaaattggttttagtgaaaaaaaatttcggaggaaaaagagttttatgctctttggtttttggtttgttggaaaaaaaatttagttttccagCCGTATTTGTTTGGTTtcgtaggaaaaaaaaaatggatgaaaaactattttattatatttttattatatatattatttatatataacaattattatactatatatattattaatttatatttctaaattaaacattcaaaattatattatataataagcatataatataatatatactagttatatggccatggctactatactattatgagtattggagccctcgtgctcataagttgttttcaataatggagcttccgaatcgatgatccactccgttaaatatgatctagagtatttgaaacttctagaaaataaatttcgtaaatttttgaaatcataataaagtccatcaagtgggcataaaatgagtggtcaaaatcgaacgacgtcctaaaaaaggatgatcggatccttcaattcaagatcggagttattgatctttatctatgtagtgaatagaattttctataaaaaattcaacaaattccgattcatttatactgttaaactagcaagtatcccataccggccgttaaaaattgttaaatttgtgacctcttgatcgtaaggtaaatgatatcgaaaaattataaaatttgatttctagaagttttaaatgttgtaaataatgtttaacggtgtggatcgtcgattcggaagctctatcatcgaaaacaacttatgagtacaagggcgatcgtactcataatagtatagtagccggccccctagttatatattataataaataattatatatttatgaataatataatatataataatatctatatacaaaagtaaatattatatataataaataaatattatataaaataaataaatatatatttatgacaaataaatatttatatatttagaaataaataaatatgtatatataatgagagaggtccaccgtggacctccctcctCCCTCTCAGACGGTCCACGAGGCTACTTCACCTCATGGACCACGTAAAACTACCGCTGTGAGCAGCGTATGTGAGCCGCGTATTTTTGCAGCTTCGTTTTCGTTTTCTGCCACT
Coding sequences:
- the LOC109713741 gene encoding ubiquitin thioesterase otubain-like, whose translation is MPSPVPETDPSAAAAEGPSSSNPNPNPSPSASVDAMDAWHWDERSCCAAAADDDDVTQPQFAAEAARVPYVGDKEPLSALAAEYQSGSPILQEKIKLLGEQYAALRRTRGDGNCFYRSFMFSYLEHILETQDKAEVDRILVNIEQCKKTLQSLGYADFTFEDFFAIFIEQLESILQGNETSISEEELLQRSCDQMISDYVVMFFRFVTSGEIRRRAEFFEPFIAGLTHSTVDQFCKASVEPMGEESDHIHITALSDALGVPIRVVYLDRSSCDAANPTVNYHDFIPSSNPRGAISEQQDSIESSARQQTKPFITLLYRPGHYDILYPK